One Stigmatella aurantiaca genomic region harbors:
- the rbfA gene encoding 30S ribosome-binding factor RbfA has protein sequence MTTHSRPERVGQEIQAAIGQLLTRGELRDPRIGFITITGVKVSPDLRVARVFYSMMGTDKEREETQKGLEAAKGFVRREVTSAVNLRVSPEIFFSFDESVGEGDKIDRLLREVKQKEGW, from the coding sequence ATGACGACGCATTCCCGACCGGAGCGTGTGGGCCAGGAGATCCAGGCCGCCATTGGCCAACTGCTCACCCGGGGCGAGCTGCGAGATCCACGCATCGGTTTCATCACCATCACCGGGGTGAAGGTCTCCCCGGACCTGCGCGTGGCCCGCGTCTTCTATTCGATGATGGGCACCGACAAGGAGCGCGAGGAGACCCAGAAGGGGCTGGAGGCCGCCAAGGGCTTCGTGCGCCGCGAGGTGACCTCCGCGGTCAACCTGCGGGTGTCCCCCGAGATTTTCTTCTCCTTCGATGAGTCCGTGGGCGAGGGCGACAAGATCGACCGCCTGCTGCGCGAGGTGAAGCAGAAGGAAGGCTGGTAG
- a CDS encoding carbon-nitrogen hydrolase family protein produces MHLIAAAQMVSTADKAHNLEVATRLVRQAAKLGARLVGLPENFSWMGSESERASAAESLEGPTLGRMAELARELRVTVLAGSLLETGAPGGRLYNTSVLFGPQGERLAVYRKMHLFDVEVGDGATYHESAAVAPGTEVVAATTDVGRLGLSVCYDLRFPELYRRLSRDGATLLAVPAAFTLMTGKDHWEVLLRARAIENQCYVLAPAQGGRHSDKRITYGHAMVVDPWGLVTARASEGEGLALAPVDAELQQRIRRNLPCLEHRRLLD; encoded by the coding sequence ATGCACCTCATCGCCGCCGCTCAAATGGTGTCGACCGCAGACAAGGCTCACAACCTGGAGGTGGCCACCCGGCTCGTCCGGCAGGCCGCCAAGCTGGGCGCCCGCCTGGTCGGGCTCCCGGAGAACTTCAGCTGGATGGGCTCCGAGTCCGAGCGCGCCTCGGCCGCCGAGTCCCTGGAGGGCCCCACCCTCGGGCGCATGGCGGAGCTGGCGCGGGAGCTGCGCGTCACCGTGCTGGCGGGCTCCCTCCTGGAGACCGGCGCCCCGGGTGGGCGCCTGTACAACACCAGCGTCCTCTTCGGCCCCCAGGGCGAGCGGCTCGCCGTCTACCGCAAGATGCACCTGTTCGACGTCGAGGTGGGCGATGGGGCCACCTACCACGAGTCCGCGGCGGTCGCCCCGGGCACGGAGGTGGTCGCGGCAACCACCGACGTGGGCAGGCTGGGGCTCTCGGTCTGCTACGACTTGCGCTTCCCGGAGCTGTACCGGCGCCTGTCCCGGGACGGGGCCACCCTGCTGGCCGTCCCCGCCGCCTTCACGCTGATGACGGGCAAGGACCACTGGGAGGTGCTGCTCCGGGCCCGCGCCATCGAAAACCAGTGCTACGTGCTCGCCCCCGCCCAGGGTGGGCGCCACTCCGACAAACGCATCACCTATGGCCATGCCATGGTGGTAGACCCCTGGGGGCTCGTGACGGCACGCGCCTCGGAGGGTGAAGGGCTGGCCCTGGCCCCGGTGGATGCCGAACTGCAGCAGCGCATCCGCCGCAACCTCCCCTGCCTCGAACACCGCCGCCTACTGGACTAG
- the nusA gene encoding transcription termination factor NusA, with protein MPAQANPNINLNLVLDQVAKDKGIERSVLVATLEDAMKTAAKKHFGQDRNLEAKYDVDKGVVELFQAITVVEEIVDPVQAVNQITIAEAHKKGMEVEQDDELVFQIFYRDEDAAEAKAQDDQYGDILRLKTFRRGFGRIAAQTAKQVILQRTRDAERENVFNEYKDRKNEIVTGIARRFERGNIIVDLGRAEAVLPVREQVPRETYRPGDRVQAYVLDVLRESKGPQIVLSRASVNLLTKLFEMEVPEIAEGIVVIEAAAREPGGRAKIAVSSRDSDVDPVGACVGMKGSRVQAVVQELRGEKIDIVPFDEDPASFVCSALAPAEVSRVIIDEANHAMELIVPDDQLSLAIGRRGQNVRLAAQLTGWKLDINSESRVREMREFANRSLGSLPGVNEMLIETLYAHGFRQSKDVAEASPEVLSQIPGLDPTRLAAMQEAARKQMVDDAAELSRMDHEREAARIAEARRHPDELSQPERMARVRGLGEKTIEALIVSGYKTVEDIANEKDLQKLGDVPGVGIKKARQLKSAAENYLVEEAKLRVELNAERGLPPPSASGSAEVAKSP; from the coding sequence ATGCCTGCGCAAGCCAACCCCAACATCAACCTGAACCTCGTCCTCGACCAGGTGGCCAAGGACAAGGGCATCGAGCGGAGCGTGCTCGTCGCGACCCTTGAGGACGCGATGAAGACCGCGGCCAAGAAGCACTTCGGCCAGGACCGCAACCTCGAGGCCAAGTACGATGTGGACAAGGGCGTGGTCGAGCTGTTTCAGGCCATCACCGTGGTGGAGGAGATCGTCGACCCCGTGCAGGCGGTGAATCAGATCACCATCGCCGAGGCGCACAAGAAGGGGATGGAGGTGGAGCAGGACGACGAGCTCGTCTTCCAGATCTTCTACCGGGACGAGGACGCCGCCGAGGCCAAGGCCCAGGACGACCAGTACGGCGACATCCTGCGGCTGAAGACGTTCCGGCGCGGCTTCGGCCGCATCGCGGCGCAGACCGCCAAGCAGGTCATCCTGCAGCGCACGCGGGATGCCGAGCGCGAGAACGTCTTCAACGAGTACAAGGACCGCAAGAACGAGATCGTCACGGGCATCGCCCGCCGGTTCGAGCGCGGCAACATCATCGTGGACCTGGGCCGCGCCGAGGCGGTGCTGCCGGTGCGCGAGCAGGTGCCGCGCGAGACGTACCGCCCCGGGGACCGGGTGCAGGCGTACGTGCTGGACGTGCTGCGCGAGTCCAAGGGCCCGCAGATCGTCCTCAGCCGCGCGTCGGTGAACCTGCTGACGAAGCTCTTCGAGATGGAGGTGCCCGAAATCGCCGAGGGCATCGTCGTCATCGAGGCGGCGGCGCGCGAGCCGGGTGGCCGCGCGAAGATCGCCGTGAGCAGCCGGGACTCGGACGTGGACCCCGTGGGCGCGTGCGTGGGCATGAAGGGCAGCCGCGTGCAGGCGGTGGTGCAGGAGCTGCGCGGCGAGAAGATCGACATCGTCCCCTTCGACGAGGACCCGGCCAGCTTCGTGTGCTCCGCGCTGGCGCCCGCCGAGGTCAGCCGCGTCATCATCGACGAGGCCAACCACGCCATGGAGCTCATCGTCCCGGATGACCAGCTGTCGCTGGCCATCGGGCGCCGTGGCCAGAACGTCCGCCTGGCGGCCCAGCTGACGGGCTGGAAGCTGGACATCAACAGCGAGAGCCGCGTGCGCGAGATGCGCGAGTTCGCCAACCGCTCGCTCGGCTCGCTGCCGGGCGTCAACGAGATGCTCATCGAGACGCTCTACGCCCACGGCTTCCGCCAGTCGAAGGACGTCGCCGAGGCGAGCCCCGAGGTGCTCTCGCAGATTCCGGGCCTGGACCCGACGCGCCTGGCCGCCATGCAGGAGGCCGCGCGCAAGCAGATGGTGGACGACGCGGCGGAGCTCTCCCGCATGGACCACGAGCGGGAGGCGGCGCGCATCGCCGAGGCCCGCCGTCATCCGGACGAGCTCAGTCAGCCCGAGCGCATGGCGCGCGTCCGGGGCCTGGGCGAGAAGACCATCGAGGCGCTCATCGTCAGCGGTTACAAGACGGTGGAAGACATCGCCAACGAGAAGGACCTCCAGAAGCTCGGCGACGTGCCGGGCGTGGGCATCAAGAAGGCGCGCCAGCTCAAGAGCGCGGCCGAGAACTATCTGGTGGAGGAAGCCAAGCTTCGCGTGGAGTTGAACGCCGAGCGGGGCCTGCCTCCTCCCTCCGCGTCCGGGAGCGCGGAAGTCGCCAAGTCGCCGTAA
- a CDS encoding DUF503 domain-containing protein, producing the protein MFVCVARLTLQIPESGSLKAKRQVLRRVTDRVKARFNVAVAEVDDQDLWQKASIALAVVGNESRHVDEQMEKIIHFVEEMYVAPLISRQKEMMAFGDQLYSHEVAALPPSSRGAGAEDEEDGGETEAEPQGLSPDELIASLNRGERSMAEAEGLGDWERRHDGREGASKPAPPAGAPRTLDEARARARSLRNPRDWEKK; encoded by the coding sequence ATGTTCGTGTGTGTCGCGCGTCTGACGCTGCAAATTCCCGAGAGCGGCTCCCTCAAGGCGAAGCGCCAGGTGCTCCGCCGGGTCACGGACCGGGTGAAGGCCCGGTTCAACGTCGCCGTCGCCGAGGTAGACGACCAGGACCTCTGGCAGAAGGCGTCCATCGCGCTGGCGGTGGTGGGCAATGAGAGCCGCCACGTGGATGAGCAGATGGAGAAAATCATCCACTTCGTGGAGGAGATGTACGTCGCCCCCCTCATCTCCCGGCAGAAGGAGATGATGGCCTTTGGTGACCAGCTCTACTCGCACGAGGTGGCGGCCTTGCCCCCGTCCTCCCGTGGGGCCGGGGCGGAGGACGAAGAGGACGGCGGGGAAACAGAAGCAGAGCCGCAGGGCTTGAGCCCGGACGAGCTGATTGCCAGCTTGAACCGGGGAGAGCGGTCCATGGCCGAGGCGGAAGGCCTGGGCGACTGGGAGCGGCGGCACGATGGGCGGGAGGGCGCGAGCAAGCCCGCGCCACCGGCGGGAGCGCCACGGACGTTGGATGAAGCCCGGGCACGCGCGCGCTCCCTGCGCAACCCCCGGGATTGGGAGAAGAAATGA
- a CDS encoding FecR domain-containing protein: protein MNGRWTYMLMALALSALPAGCSPDGKPQASSPPPPPLRPPTPHAHLKEVKGDVKLKRASGDEWLAAREGLPLFENDKVSTAGGASAHIVFVHGGSVNLAEDALIGIAETRPRPGQGRADVTVLKGKVDATLEAPATQTLSVSTPSATIQAGREIVFQ, encoded by the coding sequence GTGAACGGACGCTGGACCTACATGCTCATGGCCCTTGCGCTCTCGGCCCTCCCCGCCGGCTGTAGCCCCGACGGGAAGCCGCAGGCGTCATCTCCCCCTCCTCCCCCCCTCCGGCCCCCCACGCCGCATGCGCACCTCAAGGAGGTGAAGGGGGATGTGAAGCTCAAGCGCGCCTCGGGCGACGAGTGGCTCGCGGCCCGCGAGGGGCTGCCCCTGTTCGAGAACGACAAGGTGAGCACCGCGGGCGGCGCCAGCGCGCACATCGTGTTCGTTCACGGCGGCTCGGTGAACCTGGCGGAGGATGCGCTCATCGGCATCGCCGAGACGCGGCCCCGGCCCGGGCAGGGGCGCGCCGACGTCACGGTGCTCAAGGGCAAGGTGGACGCCACCCTGGAGGCCCCCGCCACCCAGACGCTCTCCGTCTCCACGCCTTCGGCCACCATCCAGGCCGGCCGGGAGATCGTCTTCCAATGA
- the rimP gene encoding ribosome maturation factor RimP, whose protein sequence is MAESNFKQTVEARAMSLLEPIVAGEGLELVDLEFVREREGWVLRLFIDKPGGRVGLDECSQVSRAVDPALDVEDLVPNEYSLEVSSPGVNRPLRKPSHYERVKGQKVKVKTFGPIGDPPRKNFSGTLTEVSAEEIAVEVEGAGAFRIPFKDIAKANLEFEF, encoded by the coding sequence ATGGCGGAAAGCAACTTCAAGCAGACGGTGGAGGCCCGGGCGATGAGCCTGCTGGAGCCCATCGTTGCGGGCGAAGGGCTCGAACTGGTGGATCTCGAGTTCGTCCGTGAGCGTGAGGGGTGGGTGCTTCGCCTGTTCATCGACAAGCCGGGCGGCCGGGTGGGGCTGGACGAGTGCAGCCAGGTGTCCCGCGCGGTGGATCCGGCGCTGGACGTCGAGGATCTGGTCCCCAACGAGTACAGCCTGGAGGTCTCCAGCCCCGGGGTGAACCGGCCGTTGAGGAAGCCGTCGCACTACGAGCGGGTGAAGGGGCAGAAGGTGAAGGTGAAGACCTTCGGCCCCATCGGCGACCCGCCCCGCAAGAACTTCTCTGGCACCCTCACCGAGGTGTCGGCAGAAGAGATCGCGGTCGAGGTGGAGGGGGCGGGCGCTTTCCGCATCCCCTTCAAGGACATCGCCAAGGCGAACCTGGAGTTCGAGTTCTAG
- the infB gene encoding translation initiation factor IF-2, giving the protein MSKKRVHEIAKELKGHGIELDNKEVVTELAGLGYDVKSHSSSLDDDQATAAVQKILDKRKPKQAAAPVTAKGFVVRRKVGPPTGSGAYDASQEPQQAAHEAASLPPEPAYEAPSTEASAPEPVAETAPAAPPEPVTEAPRAAAPVAPPESAAEAPKAATPVASQEPAAEAPKAAAPVAPPEPAAEAPKAAAPVASQEPAAEAPKAATPVAPPAAPPAPVQPPMAAQPRSPVQERTHLPTNPPPRNPVAPSVRTPGTQATVISRPPPGGGMPGRPGGHQGGRPTGPGGRPGGPSHGGRPGGPGQRPGGPPYSSSRPGSQGPVRPTVSTAPGSPSAPGAQASGQPQNVTMVGGIPHAPTAPDARALRPTATQAVVISRPLIQVRRVTPTTSSAKQYPMAPGKKAIGEVREFKVVPDHAGRGRELVDVSKNKDKTPRKRGGPNDTSISKQELTDLAWGRVNIPLRGKKKKPTKKGAKTQITQMAEDKKVIKLQEGISVSDLGQRMGVRNSDIIKKLMGLGKMATANQMVDADTVEIIASDYGWKVDRVGFEVEDYLPEVEARPEDARTRPPVVTVMGHVDHGKTSLLDAIRAANVASGEAGGITQHIGAYSVTTARGDITFLDTPGHEAFTSMRARGANVTDIVILVVAADDGVMPQTIEAIKHAKAAEVPIVVALNKMDVPGANPDRVKKDLANHELVPEEWGGDTIMVPVSAKQKMGIDLLLENVVLQAEVLELTSNPSRPAVGAIIEAKLDRGRGPVATVLVQEGTLRLGDAVVTGTDYGRVRAMNNSRGESVKEVLPGYCAEVIGLSGVPTAGDTINVVADEKAAKQIAEHRGMKSRQTELSKVSRETLDQLFAKTKAGGGPKELRVVIKADVQGSAEAVKQAVQKLTTHKVKVEVIDTGVGAITESDVMRAAASKGVVLGFNVKPESGAESAAKAEGVDLRSFSIIYELIDGVRLSMEDLLEPIRTERKLGRAEVRNTFNVPKLGTIAGAAVLDGVIKRGSFVRLMRENKQLFAGKMASLRRFKDDVKEVAQGFECGIGIENFNDLKAGDIIEAYEIEETRQSLT; this is encoded by the coding sequence ATGTCGAAGAAGCGCGTTCACGAAATCGCGAAAGAGCTCAAGGGCCACGGCATTGAGCTCGATAACAAAGAGGTCGTCACCGAGCTGGCGGGGCTTGGGTACGACGTCAAGAGCCATTCGTCCTCTCTCGATGACGATCAGGCGACGGCTGCGGTCCAGAAGATCTTGGACAAGCGCAAGCCCAAGCAGGCCGCCGCGCCTGTCACGGCCAAGGGCTTCGTGGTGCGCCGCAAGGTCGGCCCCCCCACGGGCTCGGGGGCTTACGACGCCTCCCAGGAGCCGCAGCAGGCCGCCCACGAGGCTGCTTCGTTGCCTCCCGAGCCTGCCTACGAGGCTCCGAGCACCGAGGCCTCGGCCCCGGAGCCCGTGGCCGAGACGGCCCCTGCCGCGCCGCCGGAGCCCGTGACGGAGGCTCCCAGGGCCGCCGCGCCCGTGGCCCCGCCGGAGTCTGCTGCCGAGGCTCCCAAGGCCGCCACGCCCGTGGCCTCACAGGAGCCTGCCGCCGAGGCTCCCAAGGCCGCTGCGCCCGTGGCCCCGCCGGAGCCTGCCGCCGAGGCTCCCAAGGCCGCTGCGCCCGTGGCTTCACAGGAGCCTGCCGCCGAGGCTCCGAAGGCCGCCACGCCCGTGGCTCCGCCCGCGGCGCCTCCGGCCCCCGTGCAGCCGCCCATGGCGGCTCAGCCTCGCTCCCCTGTTCAGGAAAGGACCCACTTGCCCACAAACCCTCCTCCGCGCAATCCAGTAGCGCCTTCTGTCCGGACGCCCGGCACGCAGGCGACTGTGATTTCCCGTCCTCCTCCGGGAGGCGGTATGCCGGGCCGCCCTGGCGGCCATCAGGGAGGCCGTCCCACGGGACCGGGAGGCCGTCCGGGAGGACCGTCGCACGGCGGCCGTCCGGGAGGACCTGGGCAGCGTCCGGGAGGACCGCCGTACAGCAGCAGCCGGCCTGGCAGCCAGGGCCCGGTGCGTCCCACGGTCTCCACGGCGCCGGGTTCGCCCTCGGCTCCGGGCGCGCAGGCCTCGGGTCAGCCCCAGAACGTCACCATGGTGGGCGGCATCCCGCACGCGCCCACCGCGCCGGACGCCCGCGCGCTGCGTCCTACGGCCACTCAGGCCGTCGTCATCTCGCGCCCGCTCATCCAGGTGCGCCGCGTCACGCCGACCACGTCCTCGGCCAAGCAGTACCCGATGGCGCCCGGCAAGAAGGCCATCGGCGAGGTGCGTGAGTTCAAGGTCGTTCCGGATCATGCCGGCCGGGGCCGCGAGCTCGTCGACGTCTCGAAGAACAAGGACAAGACGCCGCGCAAGAGGGGCGGTCCGAACGACACGTCCATCTCCAAGCAGGAGCTGACGGACCTGGCCTGGGGCCGCGTCAACATCCCCCTGCGTGGCAAGAAGAAGAAGCCCACGAAGAAGGGCGCCAAGACGCAGATCACCCAGATGGCCGAGGACAAGAAGGTCATCAAGCTCCAGGAGGGCATCAGCGTGTCCGACCTGGGCCAGCGCATGGGTGTGCGCAACTCGGACATCATCAAGAAGCTGATGGGTCTGGGGAAGATGGCGACCGCCAACCAGATGGTCGACGCGGACACGGTGGAGATCATCGCCAGCGACTACGGCTGGAAGGTGGACCGCGTGGGCTTCGAGGTGGAGGACTACCTGCCCGAGGTGGAGGCCCGTCCCGAGGATGCGCGCACGCGTCCCCCGGTGGTCACCGTCATGGGTCACGTCGACCACGGCAAGACGAGCCTCCTGGACGCCATCCGCGCGGCCAACGTGGCCTCGGGTGAGGCTGGCGGCATCACCCAGCACATCGGTGCCTACAGCGTCACCACGGCCCGCGGCGACATCACCTTCCTGGACACGCCGGGCCACGAGGCCTTCACGTCCATGCGCGCCCGCGGCGCCAACGTGACGGACATCGTCATCCTGGTGGTCGCCGCCGACGACGGCGTGATGCCTCAGACGATCGAGGCCATCAAGCACGCCAAGGCCGCCGAGGTGCCCATCGTCGTGGCCCTCAACAAGATGGACGTGCCGGGCGCCAACCCGGACCGCGTGAAGAAGGACCTGGCCAACCACGAGCTGGTGCCCGAGGAGTGGGGTGGTGACACCATCATGGTGCCCGTCTCCGCCAAGCAGAAGATGGGCATCGACCTGCTCTTGGAGAACGTCGTCCTCCAGGCCGAGGTGCTCGAGCTGACGTCCAACCCCAGCCGTCCGGCGGTGGGCGCCATCATCGAGGCCAAGCTGGACCGCGGCCGGGGCCCCGTGGCCACGGTGCTGGTGCAGGAGGGCACGCTGCGGCTGGGCGATGCCGTCGTCACCGGGACGGACTACGGCCGCGTGCGCGCCATGAACAACAGCCGCGGCGAGTCGGTGAAGGAAGTGCTGCCTGGCTACTGCGCGGAGGTCATCGGTCTGTCCGGTGTCCCCACCGCCGGCGACACCATCAACGTGGTGGCGGACGAGAAGGCGGCCAAGCAGATCGCCGAGCACCGCGGCATGAAGTCGCGCCAGACGGAGCTCAGCAAGGTCAGCCGCGAGACGCTGGATCAGCTCTTCGCCAAGACGAAGGCGGGCGGCGGTCCGAAGGAGCTGCGCGTCGTCATCAAGGCGGACGTGCAGGGCTCGGCCGAGGCCGTGAAGCAGGCGGTGCAGAAGCTCACCACCCACAAGGTCAAGGTGGAGGTCATCGACACCGGCGTGGGCGCCATCACCGAGTCGGACGTCATGCGTGCGGCCGCCTCGAAGGGCGTGGTGCTCGGCTTCAACGTCAAGCCGGAGTCGGGCGCGGAGTCCGCCGCCAAGGCCGAGGGCGTGGATCTGCGCAGCTTCAGCATCATCTACGAGCTCATCGACGGGGTGCGCTTGTCGATGGAAGACCTCCTGGAGCCCATCCGCACCGAGCGGAAGCTGGGCCGCGCCGAGGTCCGCAACACGTTCAACGTGCCGAAGCTGGGCACCATCGCGGGTGCGGCGGTGCTCGACGGCGTCATCAAGCGCGGCTCGTTCGTGCGCCTCATGCGCGAGAACAAGCAGCTGTTCGCCGGGAAGATGGCGTCCCTGCGGCGCTTCAAGGACGACGTCAAGGAAGTGGCTCAGGGCTTCGAGTGCGGTATCGGCATCGAGAACTTCAATGATCTCAAGGCCGGCGACATCATCGAGGCGTACGAGATCGAGGAGACCCGTCAGAGCCTGACGTAA
- the truB gene encoding tRNA pseudouridine(55) synthase TruB translates to MDGVLVVDKPSGPTSFDVVRQVRTLLKVKKVGHTGTLDPMATGVLPICLGEATKVAGFVTEGDKAYEATVHLGVETDTQDAEGKVVAEAPVPPLTAALVENALASFRGTFAQVPPMYSAVKVAGKRLYELARAGEEVERASRQVTVYELTLRDFSATQLRLSVRCSKGFFVRTLAYDIGRALGCGAHLTALRRTASGPFVLAQALPLAELPALVQDREAMARKLLPLSAALTHLPELRVSAEAAVRVSHGVPLEAPPLPGRIRVVGPEGALLAVAEVIRGRLSYLRVLV, encoded by the coding sequence ATGGACGGAGTCCTGGTCGTCGATAAGCCCTCGGGTCCCACTTCTTTCGACGTGGTGCGCCAGGTGCGCACGCTGTTGAAGGTCAAGAAGGTGGGGCATACCGGTACCCTGGACCCCATGGCCACGGGCGTGCTGCCCATCTGCCTCGGGGAGGCCACCAAGGTGGCCGGCTTCGTCACCGAGGGGGACAAGGCCTACGAGGCCACGGTGCACCTGGGGGTGGAGACAGATACCCAGGATGCCGAGGGCAAGGTGGTCGCCGAGGCGCCCGTGCCCCCGCTGACGGCCGCGCTGGTGGAGAATGCGCTGGCTTCCTTCCGGGGCACCTTCGCGCAGGTGCCGCCCATGTACTCGGCGGTGAAGGTGGCCGGCAAACGGCTCTATGAGCTGGCGCGCGCGGGCGAAGAGGTGGAGCGGGCCAGCCGCCAGGTGACGGTCTACGAGCTGACCCTGCGGGACTTCTCCGCCACGCAGCTGCGGCTCTCGGTGCGCTGCTCCAAGGGGTTCTTCGTGCGCACCCTGGCCTATGACATTGGCCGGGCGCTGGGCTGCGGGGCGCACCTCACGGCGCTGCGCCGGACGGCCAGTGGGCCCTTTGTCCTGGCCCAGGCCCTGCCCCTGGCGGAGCTGCCCGCGCTGGTGCAGGACCGGGAGGCGATGGCGCGCAAGCTGCTGCCCCTGTCGGCGGCGCTGACGCACCTCCCCGAGCTGCGGGTGAGCGCCGAGGCCGCCGTGCGCGTCTCCCACGGCGTGCCGCTGGAGGCCCCGCCCCTGCCCGGCCGCATCCGGGTGGTGGGGCCTGAGGGGGCGCTCCTGGCCGTGGCCGAAGTCATCCGGGGGCGGTTGAGTTACCTGCGTGTGCTGGTCTGA
- a CDS encoding YlxR family RNase P modulator — protein sequence MMGTRSKSRSGPPQGSLFEGPIRSCIGCGSRKAQAELTRVALDPAGEVVVDKERRLPGRGSYLCGAGCLTAALKRKAFGRAFRGKAGKVDPSKLGQAWELVPGP from the coding sequence ATGATGGGAACGCGCTCGAAGTCCCGTTCCGGCCCTCCGCAGGGCTCGCTTTTTGAGGGGCCCATCCGCAGTTGTATTGGCTGTGGGAGCCGTAAGGCCCAGGCCGAGTTGACCCGGGTCGCCTTGGACCCAGCGGGCGAGGTGGTGGTGGACAAGGAGAGGCGGTTGCCCGGCCGGGGCTCCTACCTCTGCGGTGCCGGATGTCTAACGGCAGCGCTCAAACGAAAGGCCTTCGGGCGTGCTTTTCGTGGGAAGGCGGGCAAGGTTGACCCGTCGAAGCTCGGGCAGGCGTGGGAGCTTGTTCCGGGGCCTTGA